The following are from one region of the Streptomyces fradiae genome:
- a CDS encoding ABC transporter permease — MVAAMWIRSTLTYRASFALTLLSNLVVTFFDLVVILLMFGQVRALGGFSFPEVAFLYGTTATSFGLADLVMGSLPRMGKRVRDGSFDTFLLRPAPVLAQVAADRFGLRRLGRVTQGLIVLIWSLVLLAQSSLVAWTPLKVLLVPVMLVSGAVIFGAVMVIGASVLFWAQDAAEVTNSFTYGGNNLLQFPPTIFAQDLVRGVVYVVPLAFVNWLPALYVLGRPAPDGVPAGAAFASPLVAGVCCAVAGLAWRTGLRAYRSTGS; from the coding sequence ATGGTCGCGGCCATGTGGATCCGCTCCACCCTCACCTACCGGGCGTCCTTCGCGCTGACCCTCCTCTCCAACCTCGTCGTCACCTTCTTCGACCTCGTCGTGATCCTCCTGATGTTCGGTCAGGTGCGCGCCCTCGGCGGCTTCTCCTTCCCCGAGGTGGCGTTCCTGTACGGGACGACCGCGACCTCCTTCGGCCTCGCCGACCTGGTGATGGGCTCGCTGCCGCGGATGGGCAAGCGGGTGCGCGACGGCTCCTTCGACACCTTCCTGCTGCGCCCGGCCCCGGTCCTCGCGCAGGTCGCGGCGGACCGCTTCGGGCTGCGCCGCCTGGGGCGGGTCACCCAGGGCCTGATCGTCCTGATCTGGAGCCTGGTGCTGCTCGCGCAGTCCTCGCTCGTGGCCTGGACGCCGCTGAAGGTGCTGCTCGTGCCGGTGATGCTGGTGAGCGGCGCGGTGATCTTCGGGGCGGTGATGGTGATCGGGGCCTCGGTGCTGTTCTGGGCGCAGGACGCGGCGGAGGTGACCAACTCCTTCACGTACGGCGGCAACAACCTGCTCCAGTTCCCGCCGACGATCTTCGCCCAGGACCTGGTGCGGGGCGTCGTCTACGTCGTACCGCTCGCCTTCGTGAACTGGCTGCCCGCGCTGTACGTGCTGGGCCGCCCGGCACCGGACGGCGTGCCGGCGGGCGCGGCGTTCGCGTCGCCGCTGGTGGCGGGCGTGTGCTGTGCGGTGGCGGGCCTGGCGTGGCGGACCGGCCTGCGGGCGTACCGATCGACGGGAAGCTGA
- a CDS encoding DUF6551 family protein, translated as MSSVSHTVTYGVQIPVQKLFVDYDVQREPDRRRAKKIAEAFDENKLGSIIVSDRGDGTFHIIDGQHRWLAAKEAEHPYLHADVHTGLERAQEADMFLAKNRDSKKPSAFDEHKNGVAAGHSPYVEAEAVLKKHNLTAGSSSANQFGAITKAHALVKQFGPDVLDRALTVAENAWGRSRFTWEGVIIHGLGLIIGRHPELIDDKRMAQRLASTSTAEGMKGRITTAATGGGTRHDGTGGRATAAYWVMVTVWDTGLPKTSAKRIRKAEEF; from the coding sequence ATGTCCTCGGTCAGCCACACCGTTACCTACGGCGTCCAGATACCGGTGCAGAAGCTGTTTGTTGACTACGACGTGCAGCGCGAGCCTGACAGGAGGCGCGCGAAGAAGATCGCTGAGGCCTTCGACGAGAACAAGCTCGGTTCCATCATCGTCTCCGACCGTGGGGACGGCACCTTCCACATCATCGACGGGCAGCACCGTTGGCTCGCCGCGAAGGAAGCCGAGCACCCGTACCTGCACGCGGACGTACACACCGGACTGGAACGGGCTCAGGAAGCCGACATGTTCCTGGCCAAGAACCGCGACAGCAAGAAGCCCAGTGCCTTCGACGAGCACAAGAACGGGGTCGCCGCCGGGCACAGCCCGTATGTCGAGGCCGAGGCAGTGCTGAAGAAGCACAACCTGACCGCTGGCAGCAGCTCCGCCAACCAGTTCGGCGCGATCACCAAGGCGCACGCGCTGGTCAAGCAGTTCGGACCTGACGTTCTCGACCGCGCGCTGACCGTCGCCGAGAACGCCTGGGGACGCTCCCGGTTTACCTGGGAAGGCGTCATCATCCATGGTCTCGGGCTCATCATCGGGCGCCATCCGGAGTTGATCGACGACAAGCGGATGGCCCAGCGACTCGCCTCCACAAGTACAGCGGAAGGTATGAAGGGCAGGATCACGACGGCGGCCACGGGTGGCGGGACCCGGCATGACGGAACGGGCGGGCGGGCGACCGCCGCCTACTGGGTCATGGTCACCGTCTGGGACACCGGCCTCCCCAAGACCTCGGCGAAGCGGATTCGCAAGGCTGAGGAGTTCTAA
- a CDS encoding ATP-binding protein — protein MIEAGCMVRQPWELPFLAEAQEVAALRRIVRLHLKAWGLPRQVGVAQLCVSELVTNVIRHVGPGTPTSLRLAMNGTYLRIEVRDPDCRALPTVIAAGPEAESGRGMALVDAMADRWGVLLGSDRKVTWCEIATDLTTPNGHAGGMRVTRAEAMISLYGAVASPRAVNASRLSVAVAKDAAIDVIVDLLHWMGAHGYDADDVLDMAQTRFESGL, from the coding sequence GTGATCGAGGCAGGATGCATGGTGCGGCAGCCGTGGGAGCTTCCGTTCTTGGCGGAGGCGCAGGAAGTAGCCGCGCTGCGACGTATCGTGCGGCTCCACTTGAAAGCATGGGGGCTGCCACGGCAGGTGGGAGTGGCCCAGCTCTGCGTGAGTGAACTGGTCACGAACGTGATCCGGCATGTGGGGCCTGGCACGCCGACGTCGCTCCGGCTCGCCATGAACGGCACGTACCTTCGGATCGAAGTGCGCGACCCGGACTGCCGGGCGCTGCCGACAGTGATCGCCGCCGGTCCGGAGGCTGAGTCGGGGCGAGGGATGGCGCTTGTGGACGCGATGGCTGACCGCTGGGGAGTGCTGCTCGGGTCGGATCGAAAGGTGACCTGGTGTGAGATCGCCACTGATCTCACCACGCCCAATGGCCACGCGGGCGGCATGCGTGTCACGCGAGCGGAGGCCATGATCTCCCTCTATGGGGCTGTCGCGTCCCCGCGAGCGGTGAACGCTAGTCGGCTCTCCGTCGCCGTGGCCAAAGACGCCGCGATCGACGTGATCGTGGACCTGCTCCACTGGATGGGCGCACATGGCTACGACGCTGATGACGTACTGGACATGGCGCAGACGAGATTCGAATCCGGCCTCTGA
- a CDS encoding DUF397 domain-containing protein — MSSSTPATPNRNEWFKSSYSNGSGGECVECSRTEDGTLIRDSKRPEGPALAVRRGAWSVFIEGVSSPWRTGVQARP; from the coding sequence ATGAGCAGTTCCACTCCGGCAACGCCCAACCGCAACGAGTGGTTCAAGTCCTCCTACAGCAATGGCTCTGGGGGCGAGTGCGTGGAGTGCTCCCGAACCGAGGACGGAACTCTTATACGAGACTCCAAGCGACCGGAAGGGCCGGCGCTGGCTGTACGTAGGGGCGCGTGGAGCGTCTTCATCGAAGGCGTCTCCTCGCCTTGGCGCACAGGGGTGCAGGCGAGGCCATAG
- a CDS encoding MFS transporter — translation MPKTAPASTLSPSPTRELGAPRPGATLAVTSAATALTLMNYTAPMLTLPAMSAAFGTPASAQAWLLNGTPLGLAVLLLVAGSLADAHGRRRIFLLGTVALGVTTALGALAGSTLTFTLARIAQGAASAAVLAASLGLIAHAHPGGAARIRATGVWGAFVSAGIALGPLLAGGLSGLGELGGLAAWRLTYGVLAAGTLVAAAFGVRALAESHAPRTGRRADLAGALTLGLALAAALTALTLGRDGWLRPSVGLLLLAAAVLTALFVSVERRVRAPMIDLALFRRPAFRAATAGALFTGLAVIGFFSVLPALLQHGMGMAPLTTAWLFLLWSGTAFVVALQVRRLAGRISATYQLVLGFALSTAGVLALYGALEGGSVLRLLPGLVVAGVGSGLLNAALPRLAVDSVPQERAAMGSGANNTARYIGSSAGVALSLALSTAGPDAALLTSAALGLAGAVVTSLAQTTRR, via the coding sequence ATGCCCAAGACCGCCCCCGCATCGACCCTCAGTCCCTCACCCACCCGGGAGCTCGGGGCACCCCGCCCCGGCGCGACCCTCGCCGTCACCAGCGCCGCCACCGCGCTCACGCTGATGAACTACACGGCGCCGATGCTGACCCTGCCCGCGATGTCCGCCGCCTTCGGGACCCCGGCCTCCGCGCAGGCCTGGCTGCTCAACGGCACCCCGCTCGGCCTCGCCGTCCTCCTCCTGGTCGCCGGCAGCCTCGCCGACGCCCACGGCCGGCGCCGGATCTTCCTGCTCGGCACCGTCGCCCTCGGCGTCACCACCGCGCTCGGCGCGCTGGCCGGCTCCACGCTCACCTTCACCCTGGCCCGGATCGCGCAGGGCGCGGCGAGCGCCGCCGTGCTCGCCGCGAGCCTCGGCCTGATCGCCCACGCGCACCCCGGCGGCGCGGCGCGGATCCGGGCGACGGGGGTGTGGGGCGCGTTCGTGAGCGCGGGCATCGCGCTCGGGCCGCTGCTCGCGGGCGGGCTGAGCGGTCTCGGCGAGCTGGGCGGCCTGGCCGCGTGGCGGCTGACGTACGGGGTGCTCGCGGCGGGCACGCTGGTCGCGGCCGCGTTCGGGGTCCGCGCCCTGGCCGAGTCGCACGCACCGCGGACCGGCCGCCGGGCGGACCTCGCGGGCGCGCTCACCCTGGGCCTGGCCCTGGCCGCCGCGCTCACCGCCCTGACCCTGGGCCGGGACGGCTGGCTGCGCCCGTCGGTGGGCCTGCTGCTGCTCGCGGCGGCCGTCCTCACCGCGCTCTTCGTGAGCGTCGAGCGGCGCGTCCGGGCGCCGATGATCGACCTGGCGCTGTTCCGGCGCCCCGCGTTCCGGGCGGCGACGGCGGGCGCACTGTTCACCGGCCTCGCCGTGATCGGCTTCTTCAGCGTGCTGCCGGCCCTGCTCCAGCACGGCATGGGCATGGCGCCACTCACGACGGCCTGGCTGTTCCTGCTCTGGTCGGGCACGGCGTTCGTCGTCGCGCTCCAGGTGCGCCGCCTCGCGGGCCGGATCTCGGCCACGTACCAACTCGTCCTGGGCTTCGCCCTCTCGACGGCGGGAGTCCTCGCGCTGTACGGCGCCCTGGAGGGCGGCTCCGTCCTGCGCCTCTTGCCCGGCCTGGTGGTGGCGGGCGTGGGCAGCGGGCTCCTGAACGCCGCCCTGCCGCGCCTCGCCGTGGACTCCGTACCGCAGGAACGGGCCGCGATGGGCTCCGGCGCCAACAACACCGCCCGCTACATCGGCTCCTCGGCGGGCGTGGCCCTCTCCCTGGCGCTGTCCACAGCGGGCCCGGACGCGGCGCTGCTCACGTCGGCGGCGCTCGGCCTTGCGGGGGCGGTGGTGACGAGCCTGGCCCAGACGACGAGGCGGTAG
- a CDS encoding helix-turn-helix domain-containing protein has translation MAGSPTARRRRLSIELKKLRETSGFTCAQVGAALDWSGSKVNRMETGTGRVQPSDVDALCRFYGVEDELREFLKSLAKQAKTKGWWQAHGNGVPAWFSIYIGLEQDASTFRQYQNEFVPGLMQTPAYAAELHRATNQMSDEDINHAVSVRMERQTRLQSPSAPDTWFVVHEGALRSFIGDEAVMREQLEKVLEMTELPSVTLQVLPFDAGPYPATGTFTMLGFPDPEDPDIVYRDGITDAIYLEGAEEVRAYNRAFDNLRAAAASPHRSTHLITTLLKGYT, from the coding sequence ATGGCTGGTTCACCCACCGCCCGCCGCCGCCGACTGTCGATCGAGCTGAAGAAGCTCCGCGAGACAAGCGGCTTCACCTGCGCCCAGGTTGGTGCGGCCCTCGACTGGAGCGGCTCCAAGGTCAACCGCATGGAGACGGGTACGGGCCGCGTCCAACCTTCTGACGTCGACGCGCTCTGCCGCTTCTACGGTGTGGAGGACGAGCTACGCGAGTTCCTCAAATCGCTTGCGAAACAAGCGAAGACGAAGGGTTGGTGGCAAGCCCACGGCAACGGCGTCCCCGCCTGGTTCTCGATCTACATCGGCCTAGAGCAGGACGCTTCCACGTTCCGCCAGTACCAGAACGAGTTCGTTCCCGGCCTCATGCAGACCCCCGCGTACGCCGCTGAACTGCACCGCGCGACCAATCAGATGTCCGACGAGGACATCAACCACGCCGTGAGTGTCCGGATGGAACGCCAGACGCGCCTCCAGTCACCGAGTGCGCCGGACACTTGGTTCGTGGTGCACGAAGGTGCACTGCGCTCCTTCATTGGTGATGAGGCTGTCATGCGCGAGCAGCTTGAGAAGGTGCTGGAGATGACTGAACTCCCCAGCGTCACCCTGCAGGTCCTGCCCTTCGACGCTGGCCCGTACCCCGCCACCGGCACCTTCACGATGCTGGGCTTCCCCGATCCAGAGGATCCAGACATCGTGTACCGAGATGGCATCACAGATGCCATCTACCTGGAGGGAGCCGAGGAGGTACGTGCGTACAACAGGGCCTTCGACAATCTGCGCGCCGCCGCGGCAAGCCCCCACCGCTCAACCCACCTCATCACGACTCTACTGAAGGGCTACACGTAA
- a CDS encoding MrcB family domain-containing protein: MGIRDLLSEVASTYDRTAGSGRDVKGQQVLRKVASRTDLALPLGFKAEGHGGQTTPAATPWIGVFDQEGHRDPKKGLYLAYIFSADLKNVTLTLQQGITWLEERLGRGRAREDHLRRHAARLRRAVRRQERQGWIDEPELRDHAARPKAYEAASVIAKVYDTAALPSDVTLMEDLLIGIESLRRVEEADRVWWGSDAPEALEMYYEPGSHVAQPIVDPLANFRPKDGSAYVAQIKARQQVKQRSHEELIRDFGLYVSERGYEPITLLQHPKDLVLRSHRATEASGEEWLVEAKVVRNGNPTQAVREAVGQLYEYRHFLYLGCPTPFLIGLFSEAIGAYAPYLEEQGIASIWRDGSGWDGSPKAREWGMTSE; the protein is encoded by the coding sequence ATGGGGATTCGAGACTTGCTCAGCGAGGTCGCGAGCACATACGACCGCACGGCCGGCTCCGGACGAGATGTGAAGGGGCAGCAGGTTCTGCGGAAGGTCGCGAGTCGTACCGATCTCGCGCTGCCGCTGGGCTTCAAGGCGGAGGGACACGGAGGGCAGACGACACCGGCCGCGACTCCGTGGATTGGCGTCTTCGACCAGGAGGGTCACCGCGATCCCAAGAAGGGGCTGTACCTCGCCTACATCTTCAGCGCCGATCTGAAAAACGTGACGCTGACATTGCAGCAGGGCATTACCTGGCTGGAGGAGCGGCTGGGAAGAGGCCGAGCCCGCGAAGACCACCTCCGGCGGCACGCGGCGCGGCTTCGCCGGGCCGTGCGGAGGCAGGAACGGCAGGGCTGGATAGACGAGCCGGAACTCAGGGACCATGCGGCCCGCCCTAAGGCGTATGAGGCCGCGAGCGTGATTGCCAAGGTGTACGACACTGCCGCCCTCCCCAGCGATGTCACGCTGATGGAAGACCTTCTGATCGGCATCGAGTCCCTTCGGCGCGTGGAAGAGGCAGATCGCGTGTGGTGGGGGAGCGATGCTCCCGAAGCCTTGGAGATGTACTACGAACCGGGCAGCCACGTTGCCCAGCCGATAGTGGATCCGCTGGCCAACTTCCGGCCGAAGGACGGCAGCGCTTACGTGGCGCAGATCAAGGCTCGGCAGCAGGTTAAGCAGCGCAGCCACGAGGAGCTCATCAGAGACTTCGGTCTCTATGTATCGGAGCGCGGGTACGAGCCGATCACGCTACTTCAGCACCCGAAGGACCTTGTGCTGCGTTCACACCGTGCTACCGAGGCATCGGGTGAGGAATGGCTGGTCGAAGCGAAGGTGGTGCGCAATGGGAATCCGACCCAGGCGGTGCGTGAGGCTGTCGGGCAACTCTACGAGTATCGCCACTTCCTCTATCTGGGGTGCCCCACACCCTTCCTCATAGGGCTCTTCTCCGAAGCGATCGGCGCCTATGCCCCGTACCTGGAGGAGCAGGGAATCGCCTCGATTTGGCGAGACGGTTCGGGCTGGGACGGCTCCCCCAAGGCACGTGAGTGGGGCATGACGTCGGAGTAG
- a CDS encoding DUF445 domain-containing protein — translation MVSFTYTAADEEKSRGVRRMKALATGLLALVATIYALATWAKSSDAGAWAGYVAAAAEAGMVGALADWFAVTALFRRPLGLPIPHTAIIPTKKDQLGASLGSFVGENFLSADVVRGRLRGFGIARRLGLWLADPAHADRVTSELAAALRGALTVLRDSDVQAVVGEAITRRAEAAEIGPGLGKTLERMVADGSHHRAVDLVCARGHDWLITHRDSVMEAIEGGAPGWTPRFVDRRIGERVYKELLRFVTEMRDMPGHPARGAIDRFLTDFAADLQGDTDTRARVERLKSELLARPEVQDVIASAWSSVRALILAAAEDDQSQLRRRARASLISLGTRLSTDSRLQAKVEGWAEDAAAYVVTTYRAEITSLITDTVAGWDATQTSKKIEANIGRDLQFIRINGTVVGALAGLLIYTISHALGG, via the coding sequence ATGGTGAGCTTCACGTACACGGCGGCGGACGAGGAGAAGAGCAGGGGCGTCCGCCGTATGAAGGCGCTGGCGACGGGCCTCCTTGCTCTCGTCGCGACGATCTACGCCCTGGCGACCTGGGCGAAGTCGTCCGACGCGGGTGCCTGGGCGGGCTATGTCGCGGCGGCGGCGGAGGCCGGCATGGTGGGCGCGCTGGCGGACTGGTTCGCGGTCACGGCGCTGTTCCGGCGTCCGCTGGGGCTTCCCATCCCGCACACCGCGATCATCCCGACGAAGAAGGACCAGTTGGGCGCCTCGCTCGGCTCCTTCGTCGGAGAGAACTTCCTCTCCGCCGATGTCGTACGGGGCAGGCTGCGCGGCTTCGGTATCGCCCGCCGCCTCGGCCTCTGGCTCGCGGACCCGGCGCACGCGGACCGCGTCACCTCCGAACTGGCCGCGGCCCTGCGCGGCGCGCTGACGGTGCTGCGCGACTCCGACGTGCAGGCGGTCGTGGGTGAGGCGATCACCCGGCGGGCGGAGGCGGCGGAGATCGGCCCCGGCCTCGGCAAGACCCTGGAACGGATGGTCGCCGACGGCTCCCACCACCGCGCCGTCGACCTCGTCTGCGCCCGCGGCCACGACTGGCTGATCACCCACCGCGACTCGGTGATGGAGGCCATCGAGGGCGGCGCGCCCGGCTGGACCCCGCGCTTCGTGGACCGCAGGATCGGCGAGCGGGTCTACAAGGAGCTGCTCCGCTTCGTGACCGAGATGCGCGACATGCCGGGCCACCCAGCGCGCGGCGCGATCGACCGCTTCCTCACGGACTTCGCCGCCGACCTCCAGGGCGACACCGACACCCGGGCCCGCGTGGAGCGCCTGAAGTCCGAACTCCTGGCCCGCCCGGAGGTCCAGGACGTCATCGCCTCCGCCTGGTCCTCGGTCCGCGCCCTGATCCTGGCCGCGGCCGAGGACGACCAGAGCCAACTCCGCCGCCGCGCCCGCGCCTCCCTCATCTCCCTGGGCACCCGCCTCTCGACCGACTCCCGCCTCCAGGCGAAGGTCGAGGGCTGGGCGGAGGACGCCGCCGCCTACGTCGTCACCACCTACCGCGCCGAGATCACCTCCCTGATCACCGACACGGTCGCCGGCTGGGACGCCACCCAGACCTCTAAGAAGATCGAGGCCAACATCGGCCGCGACCTCCAATTCATCCGCATCAACGGCACGGTGGTGGGCGCCCTGGCCGGCCTCCTGATCTACACGATCAGCCACGCGCTGGGCGGCTGA
- a CDS encoding ATP-binding cassette domain-containing protein, producing the protein MFIEVEALEKTFTIRKRAGLLRREKREVRAVDGISFGIGKGEMVGYIGPNGAGKSTTIKMLTGILTPSGGRLRVAGIDPSRDRTRLAHRIGVVFGQRTTLWWDLPLRDSYALVHRMYRIPDTRFAENLARCVDLLDLGELLDVPVRQLSLGQRMRGDIAAALLHDPDVLYLDEPTIGLDVVSKAKVREFLRELNATRGTTVLLTTHDLTDIEQLCSRVMVIDHGRLMYDGGLAGLHEAGESERSLVVDLARETAPIEVPGARFVRAEGPRQWLALPASASAAPVVAAVAAAYPLVDLSVREPDIESVIAKMYGGTGGTPRAAGESVR; encoded by the coding sequence ATGTTCATCGAGGTGGAAGCCCTGGAGAAGACCTTCACGATCAGGAAGCGGGCCGGACTGCTCCGCCGCGAGAAACGCGAGGTCAGGGCCGTCGACGGCATCTCGTTCGGGATCGGGAAGGGGGAGATGGTCGGCTACATCGGCCCGAACGGCGCCGGGAAGTCCACCACCATCAAGATGCTCACCGGCATCCTCACCCCCAGCGGCGGCCGGCTGCGGGTGGCCGGAATCGACCCCTCGCGGGACCGGACCCGACTCGCGCACCGTATCGGCGTGGTCTTCGGCCAGCGCACCACGCTGTGGTGGGACCTGCCGCTGCGCGACTCGTACGCGCTCGTCCACCGGATGTACCGGATCCCCGACACCCGCTTCGCCGAGAACCTGGCCCGCTGCGTGGACCTCCTGGACCTCGGCGAGCTGCTCGACGTACCCGTACGGCAGCTGTCCCTCGGGCAGCGGATGCGCGGCGACATCGCGGCGGCGCTGCTGCACGACCCGGACGTGCTGTACCTCGACGAGCCGACGATCGGCCTCGACGTCGTGTCGAAGGCGAAGGTCCGCGAGTTCCTGCGCGAGCTGAACGCGACGCGCGGCACGACCGTGCTGCTCACCACCCACGACCTCACCGACATCGAGCAGCTGTGCTCGCGGGTGATGGTCATCGACCACGGGCGCCTGATGTACGACGGGGGGCTCGCCGGCCTGCACGAGGCGGGGGAGAGCGAGCGCAGCCTGGTGGTCGACCTGGCCCGGGAGACCGCCCCGATCGAGGTGCCGGGCGCCCGTTTCGTACGGGCGGAGGGCCCGCGCCAGTGGCTCGCGCTGCCCGCCTCCGCGTCGGCGGCGCCGGTGGTCGCGGCGGTGGCCGCCGCGTATCCGCTGGTGGACCTGTCGGTGCGGGAGCCCGACATCGAGTCGGTGATCGCGAAGATGTACGGAGGGACCGGAGGAACTCCACGTGCGGCCGGGGAGTCTGTCAGGTAA
- a CDS encoding ABC transporter permease has protein sequence MGHVLRLYGTVAAGGFRRHATYRVATAAGVFTNTVFGFILSYTYMALWDARPALGGYTQADALAYVWLGQGLITVCGLMGGGFEDELIERIRTGDIAVDLYRPADLQAWWFSANLGRSAYQLLGRGVLPMLFGSLVFDFTLPAGPGTWLAFLLAVTLGSIVSFALWYLVAMSAFWLLDGQGVVQVAWLGGLFFSGMLLPLNVFPGTLGEIARLLPWASLLQVPADVYLGRYEGWALLGAYAFQACWAVVLLAAGRLVQTAATRKVVVQGG, from the coding sequence ATGGGGCACGTGTTACGGCTCTACGGCACCGTGGCGGCGGGTGGCTTCCGGCGCCATGCCACCTATCGGGTGGCCACCGCGGCGGGCGTGTTCACCAACACCGTCTTCGGCTTCATCCTGTCGTACACCTATATGGCCCTGTGGGACGCCCGTCCCGCCCTCGGCGGCTACACCCAGGCCGACGCCCTCGCCTATGTGTGGCTCGGCCAGGGCCTCATCACCGTCTGCGGACTGATGGGCGGCGGCTTCGAGGACGAGCTGATCGAACGGATCAGGACCGGCGACATCGCCGTCGACCTCTACCGCCCCGCCGACCTCCAGGCCTGGTGGTTCTCGGCCAATCTCGGCCGCTCCGCCTACCAGTTGCTCGGCCGCGGCGTCCTCCCCATGCTCTTCGGCTCCCTCGTCTTCGACTTCACCCTCCCGGCCGGCCCCGGCACCTGGCTCGCCTTCCTCCTCGCCGTCACGCTCGGCTCGATCGTCAGCTTCGCGCTCTGGTACCTGGTCGCGATGAGCGCCTTCTGGCTGCTCGACGGCCAGGGCGTGGTCCAGGTGGCCTGGCTCGGCGGCCTGTTCTTCTCCGGGATGCTCCTCCCGCTGAACGTCTTCCCCGGCACCCTCGGCGAGATCGCCCGCCTGCTGCCCTGGGCCTCGCTGCTCCAGGTGCCGGCCGACGTCTACCTGGGCCGGTACGAGGGCTGGGCACTGCTCGGCGCGTACGCCTTCCAGGCCTGCTGGGCGGTGGTGCTGCTCGCTGCGGGGCGGCTGGTGCAGACGGCGGCGACGCGGAAGGTGGTGGTGCAGGGTGGCTGA
- a CDS encoding SEC-C metal-binding domain-containing protein gives MRPDTPADHTTEAERLLRTAGQYPEDREPLLLRAAAHLELAGERERATTLYDDLLAAEPGNPLLIRSLKASNLWEYGHEAEARAIIDGVRRARPEEPAPWEIVAETLEAHDELEEAEAAFSEAAGMLVLPGEETSYGLQSLLSGRHRVRRMLALPHDAWDTLADRLHTAEVPLDELHDPKRLWSLGSSDPAELQAEITRLRSELGSYRTALSRPFPVAVLHWPEPELDELLAAYPELEAEYPTYTAHLTDIEASLRELAASGTPNLGIVPATVPSYEAFAASESSTPANPALLPQYTTTLAARGRATPWPPARTAPCWCGSGRTYGDCHGAD, from the coding sequence ATGCGCCCCGACACGCCTGCCGACCACACCACCGAAGCCGAGCGTCTGCTCCGCACCGCGGGGCAGTACCCGGAGGACCGCGAACCGCTGCTGCTGCGCGCCGCCGCCCACCTGGAACTGGCGGGCGAGCGGGAGCGGGCGACGACCCTGTACGACGACCTGCTCGCCGCCGAGCCGGGGAACCCCCTCCTCATCAGGTCGCTGAAGGCGTCGAACCTGTGGGAGTACGGCCACGAGGCCGAGGCCCGCGCGATCATCGACGGCGTCCGGCGCGCCCGCCCGGAGGAGCCGGCGCCGTGGGAGATCGTGGCGGAGACGCTGGAGGCCCACGACGAGCTGGAGGAGGCGGAGGCGGCCTTCTCGGAGGCGGCCGGGATGCTGGTGCTGCCGGGCGAGGAGACCTCCTACGGGTTGCAGTCTCTGTTGTCGGGCCGCCACCGGGTGCGCCGGATGCTGGCCCTCCCGCACGACGCGTGGGACACCCTCGCGGACCGCCTCCACACGGCGGAGGTCCCGCTGGACGAACTGCACGACCCGAAGCGCCTGTGGTCCCTCGGCTCCTCGGACCCGGCCGAGCTCCAGGCCGAGATCACCCGCCTCCGCTCGGAACTGGGCTCCTACCGCACGGCCCTCTCCCGCCCCTTCCCGGTCGCCGTCCTCCACTGGCCGGAACCGGAACTCGACGAGCTCCTCGCGGCCTACCCCGAGCTGGAGGCCGAGTACCCCACCTACACGGCCCACCTCACCGACATCGAGGCCTCCCTCCGCGAACTCGCCGCCTCCGGCACCCCCAACCTCGGCATCGTCCCGGCCACGGTCCCCTCCTACGAGGCCTTCGCCGCCTCGGAATCCTCCACCCCCGCCAACCCCGCCCTCCTCCCCCAATACACCACCACCCTCGCCGCCCGCGGCCGCGCCACCCCCTGGCCCCCTGCCCGCACGGCCCCCTGCTGGTGCGGCTCGGGGCGGACGTACGGGGACTGCCACGGCGCGGACTAG